One window of Cydia pomonella isolate Wapato2018A chromosome 7, ilCydPomo1, whole genome shotgun sequence genomic DNA carries:
- the LOC133520084 gene encoding flexible cuticle protein 12-like: MKLLILCCLVATALAAPAAPSFNPADVQILRYDNEVNPDGFSYAVEQSDGYRNEAQGTLVKAGEEVVLAVKGVFSFVIDGVTYTVNYTADEDGYKPTIEQGPGGAVPPGVVASLLG; this comes from the exons ATGAAACTG TTAATCCTATGCTGTTTGGTGGCAACGGCCTTGGCCGCACCAGCCGCTCCGAGCTTCAACCCCGCCGACGTGCAGATCTTGCGATACGACAATGAAGTCAATCCGGATGGCTTTAGTTACGC GGTCGAGCAATCCGACGGCTACAGGAACGAGGCCCAAGGAACGCTCGTAAAAGCCGGCGAGGAAGTGGTGTTGGCCGTCAAGGGAGTGTTCTCATTCGTCATCGACGGAGTCACCTATACCGTCAACTACACGGCTGATGAGGACGGATATAAGCCCACTATTGAGCAAGGGCCTGGAGGAGCTGTTCCTCCGGGAGTCGTTGCTTCACTGCTTGGCTGA
- the LOC133520082 gene encoding endocuticle structural glycoprotein SgAbd-9-like, translating to MNSRISHIYFSPSDVRVLKYDNYNNEAGGFKYEVEQSDGSKSQAQGNVVKVVTEGKEVDILVIKGSYSFVIDGLTYTVRYVADQNGYHPNIVVEKPSQPTSPISLTSPRPPSITRRPPPPPPTTHRPPPLKFPSRNSQILKSLLGGSSGTVEEGRKRTRGVTLDSFFSLMNYTQELLKQIFL from the exons ATGAACTCACGAATATCTCATATCTATTTCAGCCCCAGTGACGTGCGGGTCTTGAAGTACGACAATTATAATAACGAAGCTGGCGGCTTCAAATATGA AGTCGAGCAAAGTGACGGCTCGAAGTCTCAAGCCCAAGGGAATGTGGTAAAAGTAGTCACCGAGGGTAAGGAAGTGGACATCTTGGTCATCAAGGGTAGCTACTCCTTCGTCATCGATGGCCTTACGTACACCGTGCGATACGTGGCCGACCAGAATGGATACCATCCCAATATTGTCGTTGAAAAACCTTCTCAACCCACTTCCCCTATTTCGTTGACTTCTCCTCGACCACCGTCAATTACTCGTCGgccaccgccgccgcccccAACTACCCATCGCCCACCGCCACTGAAGTTCCCTTCAAGGAATTCGCAAATCTTAAAATCCTTATTAGGTGGTTCATCAGGTACCGTCGAAGAGGGTAGGAAGAGGACACGCGGGGTAACTTTAGACAGCTTTTTTTCACTAATGAACTACACGCAAGAGCTATTAAAACAGATATTTTTGTAA
- the LOC133520083 gene encoding flexible cuticle protein 12-like — translation MRLWVLCCLAAAAAASPLDPKPEDVKLVFNENFNPGGNKGFRNTYEQSDGTIVQAQGDLVKVVSDGKESETLVISGSYSFYIDGVKYTVRYTADQNGYQPTIITEAEKPPGAVPGPILASILGAG, via the exons ATGAGACTG TGGGTCCTCTGCTGCTTGGCAGCAGCAGCTGCCGCGAGTCCCTTGGATCCAAAGCCCGAAGATGTGAAGCTTGTTTTCAACGAAAATTTTAATCCCGGCGGCAACAAGGGTTTTCGGAATAc ATACGAGCAGAGCGATGGTACGATCGTCCAGGCTCAAGGCGATCTAGTCAAAGTGGTAAGCGATGGTAAAGAGTCGGAGACCTTGGTCATCAGCGGAAGCTACTCCTTCTACATCGACGGCGTGAAGTACACAGTGCGTTACACGGCCGACCAGAATGGGTACCAGCCAACGATCATAACGGAAGCCGAGAAGCCACCTGGCGCTGTACCAGGTCCAATACTCGCTAGCATACTGGGTGCTGGGTAA